In one Cyclopterus lumpus isolate fCycLum1 chromosome 22, fCycLum1.pri, whole genome shotgun sequence genomic region, the following are encoded:
- the c9orf72 gene encoding guanine nucleotide exchange C9orf72 homolog isoform X1, whose amino-acid sequence MSSGCPPQSPAVAKSEVAVEGECPLLAATFAYWDNILGPRVRHIWTPKGDQLMFLSDGEVTFLANHTLNGEILRSAECGAVDVKFFVLAEKGVIIVSLIFDGELKGDKNTCALSIILPQAELAFYLPLHTICVERLKHVIRKGRIWMQKGYNIISVLSLEIVPIMELLASMKSHSVPEDINIKDTVLNDDDIGDSCHEDFLHKAISSHLQTCGCSIVVGSNPEKVNKIARTLCLFLTPEERKCSRLCKADSSFKYDTGLFVQGLLKDSTGSFVLPFRQVLYSPYPTTHIDVDINTVKQMPPCHEHMYNQRRYMRSELSALWKADSEEDIAPDTVIHTDETFTPDLNIFQDVMHKDTLVMSFIDEVFMLKPGLSLRSTYLAQFLLLLHRKALTLLKYIEDETQKGKKPFRSLRNLKTDLDLTVEGDLNIVMAFAEKLRAGLHSFVFGKPFYTSVHERDALMSF is encoded by the exons ATGTCCTCTGGCTGTCCACCCCAGTCGCCTGCCGTGGCGAAGTCTGAGGTGGCAGTGGAGGGAGAATGCCCGCTGCTGGCAGCCACCTTCGCCTACTGGGACAACATCCTGGGACCGCGGGTGCGCCACATCTGGACGCCGAAGGGAGACCAGCTGATGTTCCTCAGCGACGGCGAGGTCACGTTTTTGGCCAACCACACGCTCAACGGGGAGATCCTGCGCAGCGCAGAGTGCGGCGCCGTGGACGTGAAGTTCTTCGTTCTGGCGGAAAAGGGCGTCATCATTGTGTCCCTTATCTTCGACGGCGAGCTGAAGGGGGACAAGAATACGTGCGCCTTGTCCATCATCCTCCCACAGGCGGAGCTGGCCTTCTACCTGCCTCTGCACACCATCTGTGTGGAGAGGCTGAAGCACGTCATCCGCAAGGGACGCATTTGGATGCAGAAG GGCTACAACATCATCTCGGTGCTGAGCTTGGAGATTGTCCCCATCATGGAGCTGTTGGCCTCGATGAAGTCGCACAGTGTGCCAGAAGACATAAAT ATAAAAGACACCGTGCTAAATGATGATGACATCGGGGACAGCTGCCACGAGGATTTCCTCCACAA GGCCATCAGCTCTCATCTGCAGACCTGCGGCTGCTCAATAGTAGTTGGAAGCAACCCAGAGAAAGTAAATAAG atTGCGCGGactctctgcctcttcctcaccccggaggagaggaagtgctCCCGCCTCTGCAAGGCTGACTCTTCTTTCAAATATGACACGGGCCTGTTTGTCCAGGGCCTGCTCAAG gACTCCACGGGCAGCTTCGTCCTGCCCTTCCGCCAGGTGCTCTACTCGCCGTACCCGACCACGCACATCGACGTCGACATCAACACGGTCAAGCAGATGCCGCCGTGCCACGAGCACATGTACAACCAGCGGCGCTACATGCGGTCCGAGCTGAGCGCCCTCTGGAAGGCGGACAGCGAGGAGGACATCGCCCCCGACACGGTCATTCACACCGATGAGACCTTCACGCCCGACCT gaATATATTTCAAGACGTCATGCATAAAGACACTTTGGTGATGTCCTTTATAGATGAG GTGTTCATGCTGAAGCCCGGCCTGTCCCTGCGGAGCACCTACCTGGCCCagttcctgctgctgctccacagGAAGGCCCTCACGCTGCTCAAGTACATCGAGGACGAAAC GCAAAAGGGGAAGAAGCCCTTTCGATCGCTGCGCAACCTGAAGACGGACCTGGATCTGACGGTGGAAGGGGACCTGAACATTGTCATGGCCTTCGCGGAGAAGCTGCGGGCGGGGCTGCACTCGTTCGTGTTCGGGAAGCCGTTCTACACCAGCGTGCACGAGCGAGACGCGCTCATGAGCTTCTGA
- the c9orf72 gene encoding guanine nucleotide exchange C9orf72 homolog isoform X2 yields the protein MFLSDGEVTFLANHTLNGEILRSAECGAVDVKFFVLAEKGVIIVSLIFDGELKGDKNTCALSIILPQAELAFYLPLHTICVERLKHVIRKGRIWMQKGYNIISVLSLEIVPIMELLASMKSHSVPEDINIKDTVLNDDDIGDSCHEDFLHKAISSHLQTCGCSIVVGSNPEKVNKIARTLCLFLTPEERKCSRLCKADSSFKYDTGLFVQGLLKDSTGSFVLPFRQVLYSPYPTTHIDVDINTVKQMPPCHEHMYNQRRYMRSELSALWKADSEEDIAPDTVIHTDETFTPDLNIFQDVMHKDTLVMSFIDEVFMLKPGLSLRSTYLAQFLLLLHRKALTLLKYIEDETQKGKKPFRSLRNLKTDLDLTVEGDLNIVMAFAEKLRAGLHSFVFGKPFYTSVHERDALMSF from the exons ATGTTCCTCAGCGACGGCGAGGTCACGTTTTTGGCCAACCACACGCTCAACGGGGAGATCCTGCGCAGCGCAGAGTGCGGCGCCGTGGACGTGAAGTTCTTCGTTCTGGCGGAAAAGGGCGTCATCATTGTGTCCCTTATCTTCGACGGCGAGCTGAAGGGGGACAAGAATACGTGCGCCTTGTCCATCATCCTCCCACAGGCGGAGCTGGCCTTCTACCTGCCTCTGCACACCATCTGTGTGGAGAGGCTGAAGCACGTCATCCGCAAGGGACGCATTTGGATGCAGAAG GGCTACAACATCATCTCGGTGCTGAGCTTGGAGATTGTCCCCATCATGGAGCTGTTGGCCTCGATGAAGTCGCACAGTGTGCCAGAAGACATAAAT ATAAAAGACACCGTGCTAAATGATGATGACATCGGGGACAGCTGCCACGAGGATTTCCTCCACAA GGCCATCAGCTCTCATCTGCAGACCTGCGGCTGCTCAATAGTAGTTGGAAGCAACCCAGAGAAAGTAAATAAG atTGCGCGGactctctgcctcttcctcaccccggaggagaggaagtgctCCCGCCTCTGCAAGGCTGACTCTTCTTTCAAATATGACACGGGCCTGTTTGTCCAGGGCCTGCTCAAG gACTCCACGGGCAGCTTCGTCCTGCCCTTCCGCCAGGTGCTCTACTCGCCGTACCCGACCACGCACATCGACGTCGACATCAACACGGTCAAGCAGATGCCGCCGTGCCACGAGCACATGTACAACCAGCGGCGCTACATGCGGTCCGAGCTGAGCGCCCTCTGGAAGGCGGACAGCGAGGAGGACATCGCCCCCGACACGGTCATTCACACCGATGAGACCTTCACGCCCGACCT gaATATATTTCAAGACGTCATGCATAAAGACACTTTGGTGATGTCCTTTATAGATGAG GTGTTCATGCTGAAGCCCGGCCTGTCCCTGCGGAGCACCTACCTGGCCCagttcctgctgctgctccacagGAAGGCCCTCACGCTGCTCAAGTACATCGAGGACGAAAC GCAAAAGGGGAAGAAGCCCTTTCGATCGCTGCGCAACCTGAAGACGGACCTGGATCTGACGGTGGAAGGGGACCTGAACATTGTCATGGCCTTCGCGGAGAAGCTGCGGGCGGGGCTGCACTCGTTCGTGTTCGGGAAGCCGTTCTACACCAGCGTGCACGAGCGAGACGCGCTCATGAGCTTCTGA